The genomic DNA gcgccccgatgtgcccgttgaaatctcctgctacaacaatcttctctgagctaggcacgcctctcaccacctcctccaaagcctcccaaaaccgcatcttctcctccccctccgatcccacttgcggcgcataggcactacacacgttcagggtaaacccccgaatgaccaacttaatagtcatcaacctatcgttgatcctcttcacctctactacctgacctctaagctcttcatctactaagatgccaactccattactacgcctctcgctcccagagtaccacagcttgtaaccatccatatccctagccttagaccctacccacttggtctcctgaacacacgcaatgttgatcctcctcttcctaagggtcttcacaagctctatggacttaccctgaagggtccctatattccaagacccaaccctcagcctaccgtcactacCCGCACTCCCTCCACTACCCCCCCCctcccgcggccaaaccttggcctccctcccactcccgccctttcctcatcccccgcccccatcacggccccacgccccaaccccctcggacatgaccctatctacccattaccgcccacagccacaactacacgaaagtataaaagaatataaagataatataaagatataaagacaTAAACGATGTTAATAGCAAAGCAGCAACAagtaatacaaggctcacacaaattcaaagaaatactccagcaaccaaactatactcaattactagtataatacgaagaatgaaagaatgcagaatgaagaatgaaataacaaaggttagaagtcactgGGTTTCGCTTGTAGACCGAGCCGGTAACCAAGCCCCGCGTCGACCTGCTACCGGGGGATTTCGCTGCTGAGACGGATCTGCGGCTGCTGGCGACCGAGCGGCGGGTGCCGACGGAGTTGCGGTTGAAGACCGAGCTTCGACTGTTGGGCTGTTGTACCGGCGCTAGAGGAGGGGGGTGGGGGGTATGGACAGAGAAGGGGGGGTGACCAGCGGGGGGAGGGACTGGAACAGGCGGTCGGCGACGGGGGTCGGCGCCGTTGATCGGTGGTCGGGGCCGGAGGTCGaatcgggtcggcgccgaaggtcggcAACGGCGACGAGGCCGGGGACCGAGGCGAGAGAGAGAGGATAGGGAGAGAGAGAAAGCCGTTCGGCCGGCGACGGCAGTCAACGCCGGGGACCGGTGGTCGGGGCCGGAGGTctggtcgggtcggcgccgacggtcggcgtcggcgccgacggtcggcgACGGCGCCGAAGGCCGTGGACCGGGGCGAGGCGAGAGCGagttttcacttgtaaaataaatattatagttttgattattattaatcaaactaattttttattatgctaatttacttcataaagatcatcattagctt from Capsicum annuum cultivar UCD-10X-F1 unplaced genomic scaffold, UCD10Xv1.1 ctg2214, whole genome shotgun sequence includes the following:
- the LOC124890685 gene encoding atherin-like, whose translation is ENSLSPRPGPRPSAPSPTVGADADRRRRPDQTSGPDHRSPALTAVAGRTAFSLSLSSLSRLGPRPRRRCRPSAPTRFDLRPRPPINGADPRRRPPVPVPPPAGHPPFSVHTPHPPPLAPVQQPNSRSSVFNRNSVGTRRSVASSRRSVSAAKSPGSRSTRGLVTGSVYKRNP